The following are from one region of the Rattus rattus isolate New Zealand chromosome 13, Rrattus_CSIRO_v1, whole genome shotgun sequence genome:
- the LOC116915110 gene encoding formin-like protein 5 has product MAADGGRSEQQQGPETQAQYQPRSSGAGAERRSHLRIPEASPEWCECEQKSERERTGPRGRGLPQAPLRRVDGGLPGAATFAPNFAGLPRRTRTQRPANSPGSRETHPPALGAGGHGQPRGGGARLGLRPRRAAARARSPLARPYSPRLARADARELEPPSPPFPPPSSSARPASRFQSLPPQPPRTLASGGRGGAWGKGGPGEQEAPARAHWEGPASSARTRPGAPAPPRTRTEPRARRKCPKGPLSSAPLCREGGPAAGTGAPGCRGKGGHPSAHAAATRVTEGQLGQGCVK; this is encoded by the exons ATGGCAGCGGACGGAGGCCGCTCAGAACAACAG CAGGGTCCCGAGACCCAGGCCCAGTACCAGCCGCGCAGCTCCGGAGCGGGAGCAGAGCGCCGTTCCCATTTAAGGATTCCAGAAGCGTCCCCGGAGTGGTGCGAATGCGAACAAAAGAGCGAGCGCGAGCGGACCGGGCCGCGGGGCCGGGGTCTCCCGCAGGCCCCGCTGAGGCGCGTCGACGGCGGCCTCCCCGGCGCGGCCACCTTCGCCCCAAACTTCGCCGGCCTCCCGCGGCGCACCCGCACACAGCGACCCGCCAACTCACCGGGGTCCCGAGAAACTCATCCTCCGGCGCTCGGCGCAGGCGGGCACGGACAGCCGCGGGGCGGCGGGGCCCGGCTCGGCCTCCGCCCTCGGCGTGCAGCGGCCCGGGCCCGGTCGCCCCTCGCGCGGCCGTACAGTCCCCGTCTCGCGCGGGCCGACGCGCGGGAGCTCGAGCCTCCCTCCCCGCCCTTCCCTCCGCCCTCCTCCTCCGCGCGGCCGGCCAGCAGATTCCAATCTCTGCCGCCTCAGCCCCCGAGGACGCTCGCTAGCGGGGGGAGGGGCGGCGCGTGGGGGAAGGGCGGCCCGGGCGAGCAAGAGGCGCCGGCGCGCGCGCACTGGGAAGGGCCCGCCAGCTCTGCGCGCACCCGCCCCGGGGCGCCGGCCCCGCCCCGGACACGAACCGAGCCGAGAGCTCGGCGGAAGTGCCCGAAGGGCCCGTTGAGTTCGGCGCCCCTCTGCCGGGAAGGAGGACCGGCCGCCGGCACGGGGGCGCCAGGTTGCCGAGGGAAGGGGGGCCACCCCTCAGCGCACGCCGCCGCCACACGCGTGACGGAGGGGCAGCTGGGGCAAGGCTGCGTGAAGTAG